A region of Alosa alosa isolate M-15738 ecotype Scorff River chromosome 17, AALO_Geno_1.1, whole genome shotgun sequence DNA encodes the following proteins:
- the LOC125310513 gene encoding uncharacterized protein LOC125310513, with amino-acid sequence MKPSAMKTTIISAFCLISISFVACHDKKQEWNVYEFLWIHNMDIANSTLYLDFMQHMEVGDLRAERYVNFTIQDINYVVKVTEMLRKLSSSVKEPADLRQFFQGRYKSYKNFCDYLLNMYFLKGVSDIKPTPAMRKYLSDYETIMNTKEPIYFAVSLLPCSRLWGWLANQVNMTQTNAYFGWKKDNMGGNPEKHYKKLLNKHLNTFDKVLEAYRIFRMQMQNEHDFFDSS; translated from the exons ATGAAGCCATCAGCCATGAAAACCACCATTATCTCTGCCTTCTGCCTCATATCtatcag CTTTGTTGCATGTCATGACAAGAAGCAGG AGTGGAACGTTTATGAGTTTCTCTGGATTCATAACATGGATATAGCGAACAGTACTCTGTATCTGGATTTCATGCAACACATGGAAGTCGGGGACCTACGTGCGGAACGCTATGTCAACTTCACCATCCAAGACATCAATTACGTGGTGAAGGTGACAGAGATGCTGCGGAAACTCAGCAGTTCAGTGAAAGAACCTGCTGACCTACGTCAGTTCTTCCAGGGCAGATATAAAAGCTACAAGAACTTCTGCGACTATCTTCTGAACATGTACTTCCTAAAG GGTGTATCTGACATCAAACCAACACCAGCCATGAGGAAGTACCTGTCTGACTACGAGACCATCATGAACACCAAAGAGCCCATCTATTTTGCTGTGTCTCTCCTACCATGCTCCCGACTATGGGGTTGGCTCGCAAACCAAGTAAACATGACACAGACCAATGCTTACTTTGGCTGGAAGAAAGACAACATGGGCGGCAATCCTGAGAAGCACTACAAGAAGCTGCTCAACAAACATCTTAACACATTCGATAAAGTATTAGAAGCTTACCGTATATTCCGAATGCAAATGCAGAATGAACATGACTTTTTTGATTCttcgtaa